The proteins below come from a single Acuticoccus sediminis genomic window:
- a CDS encoding cytochrome d ubiquinol oxidase subunit II: MNALISADLPALFAALVAFCVVVYVLADGFDLGVGILFLLAPRDADRDLMMASIEPVWDGNETWLVMGGTLLLATFPAGYYVLLPAFYLPVMTMLLALIFRGVAFGFRLQTRRLRWVWDLAFAAGSMVATLCQGFILGGLVGGVTVRDGMFAGGPFDAFGWLGLACGLGLLGGYALLGAGWLIWKTGGPTQVFAREVAHAALLLTGAMMVVVSAWSAIAVPEVAARWFAWPGIAWLSPVPLLAAAVMATLWRRIWTGGDAGTFVLALALFLLGFVGLVVSLWPYVVPRHITLWQGAADPQTLAFAGVGLLLIVPIVLAYQAHAYWVFRGKTRLTLG, encoded by the coding sequence ATGAATGCCCTGATCTCCGCCGATCTCCCGGCGCTGTTCGCCGCGCTCGTCGCCTTCTGCGTCGTCGTCTACGTCCTCGCCGACGGGTTCGACCTCGGCGTCGGAATCCTCTTCCTGCTGGCGCCCCGCGACGCCGACCGCGACCTCATGATGGCGAGCATCGAGCCGGTGTGGGACGGCAACGAGACCTGGCTCGTGATGGGCGGCACGTTGCTCCTCGCCACATTCCCCGCAGGCTACTACGTGCTCCTGCCGGCCTTCTACCTGCCGGTGATGACGATGCTGCTCGCACTGATCTTCCGTGGCGTCGCGTTCGGCTTCCGCCTGCAGACGCGCCGCCTGCGGTGGGTCTGGGACCTCGCCTTCGCTGCGGGCTCCATGGTAGCGACGCTCTGCCAGGGCTTCATCCTCGGCGGCCTCGTCGGCGGCGTTACGGTCAGGGACGGGATGTTCGCCGGCGGCCCGTTCGACGCCTTCGGCTGGCTGGGACTGGCTTGCGGGCTCGGCCTCCTCGGCGGCTACGCGCTGCTCGGCGCCGGCTGGCTGATCTGGAAGACCGGCGGGCCGACGCAGGTCTTCGCCCGCGAGGTGGCGCACGCCGCGCTGCTCCTGACCGGGGCGATGATGGTCGTCGTCAGCGCCTGGAGCGCGATCGCGGTGCCTGAAGTCGCCGCGCGCTGGTTCGCCTGGCCCGGCATCGCCTGGCTGTCCCCCGTCCCGCTCCTCGCGGCCGCCGTCATGGCCACGCTCTGGCGGCGGATCTGGACCGGTGGCGATGCGGGCACCTTCGTCCTCGCGCTCGCCCTTTTCCTCCTCGGATTCGTCGGGCTCGTCGTCAGCCTCTGGCCCTATGTCGTGCCGCGCCACATAACTCTCTGGCAGGGGGCGGCCGACCCGCAGACGCTGGCGTTCGCCGGCGTCGGCCTCCTCCTGATCGTTCCCATCGTTCTCGCGTACCAGGCCCACGCCTACTGGGTCTTCCGCGGCAAGACGCGGCTCACGCTCGGATAG
- a CDS encoding cytochrome ubiquinol oxidase subunit I: protein MDAVVLARLQFAFTIGFHILWPTLTIGLASFVALLSGLWWRTGRPVYRDLMRFWLKIFALTFGVGVVTGVVMSYEIGTNWAGFSRSVSNVLGPLFMYEALTAFFLEAGFIGILLFGEGRVGKAMHFVAACLVAGGTLLSTTWILAANSWMQTPAGAVADAAGIYHAVDWWDVVINPSFPYRLAHMVCASFITSAFVVASVSAFHLRRSRNIEASRTAFSLAMWMVLVLTPTQIVLGDLHGRNTLAHQPTKLAAMEGLWDTTRGAPMTLLAWPDMSAERNRFAIEVPHVASLYLTHSWNGEVQGLKAVPPADRPDVPVVFFAFRIMVGIGLVLLATAITGAILRARGRLYDTRWFLRVVMATAPLGYVAVLAGWTTTEAGRQPWVVYGALRTADAVAPVAAGAVASTLLVFIAAYAVLLVAFLWFARRIVIAGPAGGETPMPSALRPGPDRGAPTLAGAAPALPARPAPAPGE from the coding sequence ATGGACGCCGTCGTCCTCGCCCGGCTCCAGTTCGCCTTCACCATCGGATTTCATATCCTGTGGCCGACGCTCACCATCGGCCTCGCCTCCTTCGTGGCGCTGCTGAGCGGCCTGTGGTGGCGCACGGGACGCCCGGTCTACCGCGACCTGATGCGCTTCTGGCTGAAGATCTTCGCCCTGACGTTCGGCGTCGGCGTCGTGACCGGCGTCGTCATGAGCTACGAGATCGGCACCAACTGGGCGGGCTTCTCGCGCTCGGTGTCCAACGTCCTCGGCCCGCTCTTCATGTACGAGGCACTGACGGCCTTCTTCCTCGAGGCCGGGTTCATCGGCATCCTGCTGTTCGGCGAAGGGCGCGTCGGCAAGGCCATGCACTTCGTCGCGGCGTGTCTGGTCGCCGGCGGCACGCTACTCTCGACGACTTGGATCCTCGCCGCCAACAGCTGGATGCAGACGCCGGCGGGCGCGGTGGCGGACGCCGCCGGGATCTATCACGCGGTCGACTGGTGGGACGTCGTGATCAACCCGTCGTTCCCCTACCGCCTCGCCCACATGGTCTGCGCGAGCTTCATCACGAGCGCCTTCGTGGTCGCCAGCGTCTCCGCCTTCCACCTCCGGCGTAGCCGGAACATCGAGGCGAGCCGGACGGCGTTCTCGCTCGCGATGTGGATGGTGCTCGTCCTGACGCCGACGCAGATCGTGCTGGGTGACCTCCACGGCCGCAACACGCTCGCCCACCAGCCGACGAAGCTGGCGGCGATGGAGGGGCTGTGGGACACGACCCGCGGCGCGCCGATGACCCTCCTCGCATGGCCGGACATGAGCGCCGAGCGGAACCGCTTCGCCATCGAGGTCCCGCACGTCGCGAGCCTCTACCTGACGCATTCGTGGAACGGCGAGGTTCAGGGTCTGAAGGCCGTGCCGCCCGCCGACCGGCCCGACGTGCCGGTGGTCTTCTTCGCCTTCCGCATCATGGTCGGCATCGGCCTCGTCCTGCTGGCGACGGCGATCACCGGGGCGATCCTGCGGGCACGCGGCCGGCTCTACGACACGCGCTGGTTCCTGCGCGTCGTGATGGCGACGGCGCCGCTCGGCTACGTCGCGGTTCTGGCGGGCTGGACGACGACGGAGGCCGGCCGCCAGCCCTGGGTCGTCTACGGCGCGCTCAGGACCGCCGATGCGGTCGCGCCGGTCGCGGCCGGTGCGGTGGCCTCGACGCTCCTCGTCTTCATCGCCGCATATGCGGTGCTCCTCGTCGCCTTCCTCTGGTTCGCACGGCGGATCGTGATCGCGGGACCGGCCGGGGGCGAGACGCCCATGCCCTCCGCGCTGCGACCCGGCCCCGACCGCGGCGCGCCGACCCTCGCCGGCGCCGCGCCGGCCCTACCCGCGCGCCCCGCGCCCGCACCGGGAGAGTGA
- a CDS encoding FdhF/YdeP family oxidoreductase, translated as MSQRKSIRLYTHPAGGWDALAATGSALARQNTLAKGAATLMRMNQPEGFDCPGCAWPDPKHTSSFEFCENGAKAMAWEATSHRCTPEFFAAHTVSELAAWNDYDLEMVGRLTHPMAYDAATDRYRAVTWEEAFATIARHLDGLDDPNRAEFYTSGRTSNEAAFLYQLFVREFGTNNFPDCSNMCHEATSVGLPHSLGVGKGTVLLEDFDHTDCIFIFGQNPGTNSPRMMTSLRNASRRGASIVSFNPFRERALERFQAPQNPVEMVTLTSTPISGHLYQLRVGGDVAVLKGLMKVLIEDDARLRAERQIAVLDWDFIKGHTAGFDALVADLKATRWDDIERQSGLARAEIEEAARIYAKAERAIVVYGMGVTQHRHGAAAVQQLANLCLLRGNIGRVGAGLCPVRGHSNVQGDRTVGITEIPSAEFLERLGGRFGFTPPSAPGHNVVTALEAMVRGDTRVFFAMGGNIVAAIPDWEVTRAAFERLDLTVHVSTKLNRSHLVHGREALILPCLSRSEVDVQATGPQSITVEDSMSMVHASAGRNTPASEHLRSEPAIVAGLAKATLGARSVVDWQAFVDDYDLIRDAIEDVFPIFEGFNARIRVPGGFHLESTARDRIWTTPGGKANFLVYDGVGEDPTPQETDALWLTTVRSHDQYNTTLYSLSDRYRGVEGQRDVVFLNAADMEERGLAAGDRVDLVGISPDGTERAVRGFMVVPYAFPKGCCAAYYPEANPLVPLSSHDPMSFTPAYKAVPIRLVRSRVEAEAV; from the coding sequence ATGTCCCAGCGCAAGTCGATCCGCCTCTACACTCACCCCGCCGGAGGCTGGGACGCGCTCGCCGCGACCGGCTCCGCCCTTGCCAGGCAGAACACGCTGGCCAAGGGCGCCGCGACGCTGATGCGCATGAACCAGCCCGAAGGCTTCGACTGTCCCGGCTGCGCCTGGCCCGATCCCAAACACACCTCGTCGTTCGAGTTCTGCGAGAACGGCGCCAAGGCGATGGCGTGGGAGGCGACCTCGCACCGCTGCACGCCCGAGTTCTTCGCCGCCCACACAGTGAGCGAGCTCGCCGCATGGAACGACTACGACCTCGAGATGGTCGGCCGCCTCACCCACCCGATGGCCTACGACGCCGCGACCGACCGCTACCGGGCGGTGACCTGGGAGGAGGCGTTCGCCACCATCGCGCGCCACCTCGACGGGCTCGACGATCCGAACCGGGCCGAGTTCTATACCTCCGGCCGCACCTCCAACGAGGCCGCCTTCCTCTACCAGCTCTTCGTGCGCGAGTTCGGGACCAACAACTTCCCCGACTGCTCGAACATGTGCCACGAGGCGACCAGCGTCGGCCTGCCGCACTCGCTCGGCGTCGGCAAGGGAACGGTGCTGCTCGAGGACTTCGACCACACCGACTGCATCTTCATCTTCGGCCAGAACCCGGGCACCAACAGCCCGCGGATGATGACGAGCCTGCGCAACGCCTCGCGTCGCGGCGCATCCATCGTCTCGTTCAACCCGTTCCGCGAGCGCGCGCTGGAACGCTTCCAGGCGCCGCAGAACCCGGTCGAGATGGTGACGCTCACCTCCACGCCGATCAGCGGGCACCTCTACCAGCTTCGCGTCGGCGGCGACGTCGCCGTGCTCAAGGGGCTGATGAAGGTGCTGATCGAGGATGACGCGCGGCTGAGGGCCGAGCGGCAGATCGCCGTCCTCGACTGGGACTTCATCAAGGGCCACACCGCCGGTTTCGACGCCCTCGTCGCCGACCTGAAGGCGACCCGGTGGGACGACATCGAGCGCCAGTCCGGCCTCGCCCGCGCCGAGATCGAGGAGGCCGCCCGGATCTACGCCAAGGCCGAGCGCGCCATCGTCGTCTACGGGATGGGCGTGACGCAGCACCGGCACGGCGCCGCCGCGGTGCAGCAGCTCGCCAACCTCTGCCTCCTGCGCGGCAACATCGGCAGGGTCGGCGCCGGCCTCTGCCCCGTGCGTGGCCACTCCAACGTCCAGGGCGACCGCACGGTCGGAATCACCGAGATCCCGTCGGCGGAGTTCCTCGAGCGGCTCGGCGGCCGCTTCGGGTTCACGCCGCCGTCCGCCCCCGGCCACAACGTCGTGACCGCGCTCGAGGCGATGGTGCGCGGCGACACCCGGGTCTTCTTCGCGATGGGCGGCAACATCGTCGCCGCAATCCCGGACTGGGAGGTCACGCGGGCGGCGTTCGAGCGGCTCGACCTCACCGTCCACGTCTCGACGAAGCTCAACCGCAGCCACCTCGTGCACGGCCGCGAGGCGCTGATCCTCCCCTGCCTCTCGCGCAGCGAGGTCGACGTCCAGGCGACCGGCCCGCAGTCGATCACCGTCGAGGACTCGATGTCGATGGTGCATGCCTCGGCCGGCCGCAACACGCCGGCGTCGGAGCATCTGAGAAGCGAGCCGGCCATCGTCGCCGGCCTCGCGAAGGCCACGCTCGGCGCCCGGTCGGTGGTCGACTGGCAGGCCTTCGTCGACGACTACGACCTGATCCGCGACGCCATCGAGGACGTCTTCCCGATCTTCGAGGGCTTCAACGCGCGCATCCGCGTCCCGGGCGGCTTCCACCTCGAATCGACCGCCCGGGACCGCATCTGGACGACGCCGGGCGGGAAGGCGAACTTCCTCGTCTACGACGGCGTCGGCGAGGACCCGACGCCGCAAGAGACCGACGCCCTGTGGCTCACCACCGTGCGCAGCCACGACCAGTACAACACCACGCTCTACTCGCTCTCGGACCGCTATCGCGGCGTCGAGGGGCAGCGTGACGTCGTCTTCCTCAACGCCGCCGACATGGAGGAGCGGGGCCTCGCCGCAGGCGACCGGGTCGACCTCGTCGGCATTTCGCCCGACGGCACCGAGCGCGCGGTGCGCGGCTTCATGGTCGTGCCATACGCCTTCCCCAAGGGATGCTGCGCGGCCTACTACCCCGAAGCCAACCCGCTGGTGCCGCTCTCGTCGCACGACCCGATGAGCTTCACGCCCGCCTACAAGGCCGTGCCGATCCGGCTCGTGCGTTCGCGCGTCGAAGCGGAAGCGGTCTGA
- the fdhD gene encoding formate dehydrogenase accessory sulfurtransferase FdhD — MIPAPTERHSCIAWRNLRALPSNRHLPEETPVAITYRGSTHAVMMATPADLEDFATGFSLSEGAAATAADVLGTEILEWDEGVELRVTLSDDAGTRVAERRRAMAGPVGCGLCGLDSLAEAARLPPPVVTDATFSARDLVEATATLSSFQTLNGVTRAMHAAAFWSPRRAIETVREDVGRHNALDKLSGALARTGCDAAGGAVIMTSRVSVELVQKTAILGAPVLVAISAPTALAVRVATAAGVTLACVTRRDGFDVFTHPDRIRFDDEALAFAFASPGAPAARRPATCASPAI; from the coding sequence ATGATTCCTGCACCGACGGAACGGCACTCCTGCATCGCATGGCGGAACCTCCGCGCCCTGCCGTCGAACCGGCACCTTCCGGAGGAGACGCCGGTGGCGATCACCTACCGCGGCTCGACCCACGCGGTGATGATGGCCACCCCCGCCGACCTCGAAGACTTCGCCACCGGCTTCAGCCTCTCGGAAGGCGCCGCCGCGACCGCCGCTGACGTCCTCGGCACCGAGATCCTCGAATGGGACGAGGGCGTCGAACTTCGCGTGACGCTGTCCGACGATGCGGGGACGCGGGTCGCCGAGCGGCGGCGCGCGATGGCGGGCCCCGTCGGCTGCGGCCTGTGCGGCCTCGACAGCCTCGCCGAGGCGGCGCGCCTCCCGCCCCCCGTCGTCACCGACGCCACCTTCTCGGCGCGCGACCTCGTCGAGGCGACCGCCACGCTGTCGTCCTTCCAGACGCTGAACGGCGTGACGCGGGCGATGCACGCGGCCGCGTTCTGGAGCCCGCGCCGCGCGATCGAGACGGTCCGCGAGGACGTCGGCCGGCACAACGCGCTCGACAAGCTGTCCGGGGCGCTCGCAAGAACCGGGTGCGACGCCGCCGGGGGCGCCGTGATCATGACGAGCCGCGTTTCGGTGGAACTGGTCCAGAAGACCGCGATCCTCGGCGCCCCGGTCCTGGTGGCGATCTCCGCGCCGACCGCACTCGCGGTGCGCGTCGCGACGGCGGCCGGCGTCACCCTCGCCTGCGTGACGCGACGTGACGGCTTCGACGTCTTCACCCACCCCGACCGCATCCGGTTCGACGACGAGGCGCTGGCGTTCGCGTTCGCCTCTCCCGGTGCCCCGGCGGCGCGCCGCCCTGCGACCTGCGCCAGCCCGGCGATCTGA
- a CDS encoding YoaK family protein has product MSNAEIADGSESGTPAQGGDDTKSAGAGNALAPMTCSVPPRCGVADAPVRRDDRPQRVARALAALHLTAVSGFVDAVGAVHLAGLNISFMSGNTTDLAVALVSDHGARLLLIAAIVATFVFGAYLGTLIGIVVRPQLLVLTIGLCEAALLTSAIALHGRVADGLSCLPLCLAMAMQNRLREDVAGVELGATFVTGTLYKLGAQLAHLRLGGGDHFQAHLLAATWLSLLAGAGTATAALLTHGYETTLWIALGLLTMPLTLRAVLELRPARPAVSG; this is encoded by the coding sequence GTGTCGAACGCCGAGATCGCCGACGGCTCTGAGAGCGGCACGCCCGCGCAAGGCGGCGACGACACGAAATCCGCCGGCGCCGGCAATGCCCTCGCACCGATGACGTGCAGCGTACCGCCGCGGTGCGGGGTCGCGGACGCCCCGGTTCGCCGGGACGATCGTCCGCAGCGTGTGGCGCGGGCCCTCGCGGCGCTTCACCTCACAGCCGTCTCCGGTTTCGTCGATGCCGTCGGCGCCGTCCACCTCGCGGGCCTCAACATCTCCTTCATGAGCGGGAACACCACCGACCTCGCGGTGGCGCTCGTCTCCGACCACGGCGCGCGCCTCCTCCTCATTGCCGCAATCGTCGCGACCTTCGTGTTCGGGGCCTATCTCGGCACCCTGATCGGCATTGTCGTGCGCCCGCAGCTCCTGGTCCTGACGATCGGTCTGTGCGAGGCGGCCCTCCTGACGAGCGCGATCGCGCTTCATGGCCGGGTGGCCGATGGCCTCTCCTGCCTGCCCCTCTGCCTCGCGATGGCAATGCAGAACCGGTTGCGGGAGGACGTCGCCGGTGTCGAACTCGGTGCCACCTTCGTTACCGGCACCCTCTACAAGCTCGGCGCCCAGCTGGCGCACCTCCGCCTCGGCGGCGGGGATCACTTCCAGGCCCATCTCCTCGCCGCGACCTGGCTCAGCCTTCTCGCAGGTGCCGGCACCGCCACCGCCGCACTGCTGACCCACGGCTACGAGACGACGCTATGGATCGCGCTCGGCCTGCTGACCATGCCCCTGACGCTGCGTGCCGTGCTCGAACTCCGACCCGCGCGCCCCGCCGTCTCCGGCTGA
- a CDS encoding NAD-dependent succinate-semialdehyde dehydrogenase, protein MTRDVDLPPPLVDESVATSGPGEVVATAMAIAAGKMVSCLLPAPSVTHCHIVPARRRAKGIDHVTYIDTQLFIDGSWQEASDARTLPVENPATGETIGHVAHAGTAELERAVAAAEAGFRVWSEMPPVKRAGIIHTAAALMRERVGTIAPTMTMEQGKPLREAEAETLAAADILDWFAEEACRVYGRIVPSRVDLAIRQMVVRDPVGPVAAFTPWNFPINQIVRKIGPALASGCSVVLKAPEETPASPAALVRTFEDAGLPAGVLNLVFGNPAEISSYLIAHPSIRKITFTGSTAVGKQLAAMAGQHMKRSSMELGGHAPVIVCEDADLDLAVKSAGMAKFRNAGQVCISPTRFLVHDSLYDRFAADVTSLAEGLAVGDGLDGANQMGALANPRRVSAMRDLTADAVSHGAEVLTGGEQIGNRGNFWQPTVLADVPTDARVYNEEPFGPVIAMRRFSALDDAIAEANRLEYGLAGYAFTGSLRNADALSRRVQVGMLWVNMPAMPSAEMPFGGINDSGYGSEGGPEALDCYLNLRTVTVKNS, encoded by the coding sequence ATGACACGCGATGTTGACCTTCCGCCGCCGCTGGTGGACGAGAGCGTTGCGACGAGCGGGCCAGGGGAAGTCGTCGCGACCGCTATGGCGATCGCGGCCGGCAAGATGGTGTCGTGTCTCCTTCCGGCCCCGTCCGTCACGCACTGCCACATCGTGCCGGCGCGCCGGCGCGCCAAAGGGATCGACCACGTGACCTACATCGACACGCAACTCTTCATCGACGGCTCCTGGCAGGAGGCGTCGGACGCCCGCACGCTGCCCGTGGAGAACCCTGCCACGGGCGAGACGATCGGCCATGTCGCGCATGCCGGGACGGCGGAGCTGGAGCGGGCCGTCGCGGCCGCTGAGGCGGGCTTCCGCGTCTGGAGCGAGATGCCGCCGGTGAAGCGGGCCGGGATCATCCACACCGCCGCCGCGCTGATGCGCGAGCGGGTCGGCACGATCGCGCCGACGATGACGATGGAGCAGGGCAAGCCGCTGCGCGAGGCCGAGGCCGAGACGCTGGCCGCCGCCGACATCCTCGACTGGTTCGCCGAGGAGGCGTGCCGCGTCTACGGGCGCATCGTGCCGTCGCGCGTCGACCTGGCGATCCGCCAGATGGTCGTACGCGACCCGGTCGGCCCGGTGGCCGCCTTCACGCCGTGGAACTTTCCGATCAACCAGATCGTGCGCAAGATCGGCCCGGCGCTCGCGTCCGGCTGCTCGGTCGTCCTGAAGGCGCCGGAGGAGACGCCCGCCTCGCCCGCTGCGCTGGTGCGCACGTTCGAGGACGCGGGCCTTCCGGCGGGCGTCCTCAACCTCGTCTTCGGCAACCCGGCGGAGATCTCGAGCTACCTCATCGCCCACCCGTCTATCCGCAAGATCACGTTCACCGGCTCGACGGCCGTCGGCAAGCAGCTCGCCGCGATGGCCGGCCAGCACATGAAGCGCTCCTCGATGGAGCTCGGCGGCCACGCGCCGGTGATCGTCTGCGAGGACGCCGACCTCGACCTCGCGGTGAAGTCGGCCGGCATGGCGAAGTTCCGCAACGCCGGCCAGGTGTGCATCTCGCCGACCCGCTTCCTCGTCCACGACAGCCTCTACGACCGCTTCGCCGCGGACGTGACGAGCCTCGCCGAGGGCCTCGCGGTCGGTGACGGCCTCGACGGCGCCAACCAGATGGGCGCGCTCGCCAACCCGCGCCGCGTCAGCGCGATGCGCGACCTCACCGCCGATGCCGTCAGCCACGGCGCGGAGGTGCTGACGGGCGGCGAGCAGATCGGCAACCGCGGCAACTTCTGGCAGCCGACGGTGCTGGCGGACGTTCCGACCGACGCGCGCGTCTACAACGAGGAGCCGTTCGGACCGGTGATCGCGATGCGCCGCTTCAGCGCCCTCGACGACGCGATCGCCGAGGCGAACCGGCTGGAATACGGGCTCGCCGGGTACGCCTTCACCGGCTCGCTGCGCAACGCCGACGCGCTGTCGCGCCGCGTCCAGGTGGGGATGCTCTGGGTCAACATGCCGGCGATGCCGTCCGCCGAGATGCCGTTCGGCGGCATCAACGATTCCGGCTACGGCTCGGAGGGCGGCCCCGAGGCGCTCGACTGCTACCTCAACCTGCGCACCGTCACCGTCAAGAACAGCTGA
- a CDS encoding adenylate/guanylate cyclase domain-containing protein → MSDVRERCGVELDPVLDWVIAKGVEGIEERDLVDGFARRCRETGLPFHRIIIFADMLDPTFEGRAVQWRDDGEAPQIREYTSTAEGEAAEAWQRTPFFALSQSNDVEFRVRIGLGERTGAHMIEDFAHEGATDYIAFMHRIGENAIIGEMDAVYSHYTTRQAGGFTDAQLARLRQLVKALSLAFKSLTIARMTRTLAHVYLGHGAAETVLTGRILRGMAQRIEAVLWFSDLRSYTAISDAAHPGQIIPLLNDYADAAMTAIDKAGGETMKLIGDGVLAVFRDGDTGTCAARALAAERAFRTALADVSSRRRNEGLPVTDAYVALHCGEVFYGNIGAAHRLDFTVVGPAVNEVSRIATLCRSVDRTFLVSEAFHDALAYEERSDLVSTGRFALRGVGRAQHLFTVDPALRDPAG, encoded by the coding sequence GTGTCCGACGTCCGCGAGAGGTGCGGTGTGGAGCTCGATCCCGTCCTCGACTGGGTCATCGCGAAGGGTGTCGAAGGCATCGAGGAGCGCGATCTCGTCGACGGCTTCGCCCGGCGGTGCCGCGAGACCGGCCTCCCCTTCCACCGGATCATCATCTTCGCGGACATGCTCGACCCGACCTTCGAGGGCCGCGCGGTCCAGTGGCGCGACGACGGCGAGGCGCCGCAGATCCGCGAATACACCAGCACCGCCGAGGGCGAGGCCGCGGAGGCCTGGCAGCGCACGCCGTTCTTCGCCCTGTCGCAGAGCAACGACGTGGAGTTCCGCGTGCGCATCGGTCTCGGCGAGCGCACCGGCGCCCACATGATCGAGGACTTCGCCCATGAAGGCGCGACCGACTACATCGCCTTCATGCATCGCATCGGCGAGAACGCGATCATCGGCGAGATGGATGCCGTCTACTCGCACTACACCACCCGGCAGGCCGGCGGCTTCACCGATGCGCAGCTCGCACGGCTGCGCCAGCTGGTGAAGGCGCTCTCCCTCGCCTTCAAGAGCCTCACCATCGCGCGGATGACCCGCACACTCGCCCACGTCTACCTCGGCCACGGCGCGGCGGAGACGGTGCTGACCGGGCGCATCCTGCGCGGCATGGCGCAGCGCATCGAGGCGGTCCTGTGGTTCTCCGACCTGCGGAGCTACACGGCGATCTCCGATGCCGCACACCCCGGCCAGATCATCCCCCTCCTCAACGACTACGCGGACGCGGCGATGACCGCGATCGACAAGGCCGGCGGCGAGACGATGAAGCTCATCGGCGACGGCGTGCTCGCGGTCTTCCGCGACGGTGACACCGGGACCTGCGCGGCACGCGCGCTCGCCGCCGAGCGGGCGTTCCGCACCGCGCTCGCCGACGTCTCCTCGCGGCGCCGCAACGAAGGCCTGCCGGTGACGGACGCCTACGTCGCGCTCCACTGCGGCGAGGTGTTCTACGGCAACATCGGCGCCGCCCATCGCCTCGACTTCACGGTCGTGGGCCCCGCCGTCAACGAGGTCAGCCGGATCGCGACGCTCTGCCGTTCGGTGGACCGGACCTTCCTCGTCTCGGAAGCCTTCCACGACGCACTCGCGTACGAGGAGCGGTCGGACCTCGTCTCGACCGGCCGGTTCGCCCTTCGCGGCGTCGGCCGCGCCCAGCACCTCTTCACGGTCGATCCGGCGCTCCGCGACCCGGCGGGCTGA